In Marinicauda algicola, one DNA window encodes the following:
- a CDS encoding helix-turn-helix domain-containing protein yields MAKSSYVPMDAIYSDAPEAPPASVGESLRRARAKLGWTLDSAAARTRIRRDYLEALESMDPRGLPSRAYAIGYLRTYAGVLGLDVAATVERFKHEVETETGRAQPTAPQRRREIRLPKGVVGAVIILGVVFAAASWYGARVTEAGAFTDAPSPADGVLSAPPPLVETAGREVTLADVWGGLPSPRAGDWLVLSAQVPTYLEVRDASGRILFARDLAPGEAYRAPEESGLTLSTENAGAIEVRAGERVIGPLGAPGEMLENVSATDFLLEAMTGEAEAGTAGAGQ; encoded by the coding sequence ATGGCGAAGTCTTCCTACGTCCCGATGGACGCGATTTATTCAGACGCGCCCGAAGCGCCGCCTGCCAGCGTGGGCGAGTCCCTGCGCCGGGCCCGCGCGAAGCTTGGCTGGACGCTGGATTCCGCCGCCGCGCGCACCCGCATCCGGCGCGACTATCTCGAAGCCCTGGAATCCATGGACCCGCGCGGCCTGCCCTCGCGCGCCTACGCGATCGGCTATCTGCGCACCTATGCCGGCGTGCTCGGCCTCGACGTCGCCGCGACGGTGGAGCGCTTCAAGCACGAGGTGGAGACCGAGACCGGACGCGCCCAGCCGACCGCGCCGCAGCGCCGGCGCGAGATCAGGTTGCCCAAGGGCGTCGTCGGCGCGGTGATCATTCTCGGCGTCGTCTTCGCCGCGGCGAGCTGGTACGGCGCGCGCGTGACCGAGGCCGGGGCCTTCACCGACGCGCCGAGCCCGGCCGACGGCGTGCTGTCCGCGCCGCCGCCGCTGGTCGAGACCGCCGGGCGCGAGGTTACGCTCGCCGATGTCTGGGGCGGGCTGCCGAGTCCGCGCGCCGGCGACTGGCTGGTGCTGAGCGCGCAGGTGCCGACCTATCTGGAGGTGCGCGACGCCTCGGGCCGCATCCTGTTCGCGCGCGATCTCGCCCCGGGCGAGGCCTATCGGGCGCCCGAGGAGTCCGGCCTCACCCTGTCCACCGAAAATGCCGGGGCGATCGAGGTGCGCGCGGGCGAGCGGGTCATCGGCCCGCTCGGCGCGCCCGGCGAGATGCTGGAGAACGTCTCCGCCACGGACTTCCTGCTCGAGGCCATGACGGGCGAGGCCGAGGCGGGCACGGCGGGTGCCGG
- the ptsP gene encoding phosphoenolpyruvate--protein phosphotransferase gives MNSEIKSKGLRGPRRLLARIRDLMADQDDAQARLDTLTDIIAEETQADVCSIYLMRPSGALELSATHGLNPEAVHRVRLSRDEGLVGLVARRARPIAVEDAPRHPDFSYKPETGEEPFKSFVGVPILRGGRLVGVLTHQTKAVRPMTEEEIETLQTVAMLLAEIVVSGDLVKAEAFSGLELRPSAPERFQGVALSSGIAVGTAVMYEPHVISARMVAEDAEAELVRLDAAIGRLRASVDQLLDSGRVPIGSPSRDVLEAYRMFAHDRGWLDSLREAIRSGLTAEAAVERVRNEHRARLMTARDPHFRERLHDLEDLANRLLRHLASETGAAVERPLPQDAIIIARSIGPAELLELDRSRLKGVALEEGSPTSHAAIVAKALRVPMVGRVEGALDRIEDGDRVILDGEFGLLHARPSGEVGEAYDERLETLAKRHRTYVRLREEPAVTKDGARIELHLNAGLLVELTSLPETGAEGIGLFRTEFQFMVSDTLPRLAAQEELYRAVYEAAGPKPVVFRTLDLGGDKITPYTPSTREPNPALGWRALRMGLDRPGLTRYQLRALIRASAGRDLRVLFPMVADVSELAAARTMLEQELEHALKHGHPPPASVQAGLMLETPAVAFAPDACLELADFVAVGANDLMQYFFAADRQNPKVAERYDVLAPAPLSLLKSVRDACDRHGKPVSVCGEIAGRPLEACVLAALGYRRLSMTAAAVGPVKRALRQLDCGRLGTWLAREMAETNGSSGPGLRMRLLEAGEKAGLPVEAVDKPGRL, from the coding sequence ATGAATTCTGAGATCAAGTCCAAGGGCTTACGGGGCCCGCGCCGCTTGCTGGCGCGGATTCGCGATCTCATGGCCGATCAGGACGATGCCCAGGCGCGTCTCGACACCCTGACCGACATCATCGCCGAGGAAACCCAGGCCGATGTCTGCTCGATCTATCTGATGCGGCCCTCCGGCGCGCTCGAGCTTTCGGCCACGCACGGGCTCAACCCCGAAGCGGTTCACCGCGTGCGCCTGTCGCGCGACGAGGGCCTGGTGGGTCTGGTCGCCCGGCGCGCGCGCCCGATCGCGGTCGAGGACGCGCCGCGCCATCCCGACTTCTCCTACAAGCCGGAAACGGGCGAGGAGCCGTTCAAGAGCTTCGTGGGCGTGCCGATCCTGCGCGGCGGCCGCCTCGTCGGCGTGCTCACGCACCAGACCAAGGCCGTCAGGCCGATGACGGAGGAGGAGATCGAGACCCTCCAGACCGTCGCCATGCTGCTCGCCGAGATCGTCGTCTCCGGCGACCTCGTCAAGGCGGAGGCGTTTTCCGGGCTCGAACTCAGGCCCTCCGCGCCGGAGCGCTTCCAGGGCGTGGCGCTCTCCTCGGGCATCGCGGTGGGCACCGCGGTGATGTACGAACCCCACGTGATCAGCGCGCGCATGGTCGCCGAGGACGCGGAGGCCGAGCTGGTCCGGCTCGACGCCGCGATCGGGCGGTTGCGCGCCAGCGTCGACCAGCTGCTGGATTCCGGGCGCGTGCCGATCGGCTCGCCCTCGCGCGACGTGCTGGAAGCCTACCGCATGTTCGCCCACGATCGGGGCTGGCTGGACTCCCTGCGCGAGGCGATCCGTTCGGGACTGACCGCCGAGGCCGCCGTGGAGCGGGTCAGGAACGAGCACCGCGCGCGGCTGATGACGGCGCGCGATCCCCATTTCCGCGAGCGCCTGCACGATCTCGAGGATCTCGCCAACCGGCTCCTGCGCCATCTCGCCTCGGAGACCGGCGCGGCGGTGGAGCGCCCCCTGCCGCAGGACGCGATCATCATCGCGCGCTCGATCGGCCCGGCCGAACTGCTCGAACTCGACCGCTCGCGCCTGAAGGGCGTGGCGCTGGAGGAGGGCTCGCCGACGAGCCACGCCGCGATCGTCGCCAAGGCGCTGCGCGTGCCGATGGTCGGCCGGGTGGAAGGCGCGCTCGACCGCATCGAGGACGGCGACCGCGTCATCCTCGACGGCGAGTTCGGCCTGCTGCACGCGCGCCCCTCCGGAGAGGTGGGCGAGGCCTATGACGAGCGCCTGGAGACCCTGGCCAAGCGTCACCGCACCTATGTGCGCCTGCGCGAGGAGCCGGCGGTCACCAAGGACGGCGCGCGCATCGAGCTGCATCTCAATGCCGGCCTGCTGGTCGAGCTGACCTCGCTGCCCGAGACCGGGGCGGAAGGCATCGGCCTGTTCCGTACCGAGTTCCAGTTCATGGTGTCCGACACCCTGCCGCGCCTGGCCGCGCAGGAGGAACTCTACCGCGCGGTCTACGAGGCGGCCGGCCCCAAGCCCGTCGTGTTCCGCACGCTCGATCTCGGCGGCGACAAGATCACGCCCTACACCCCGTCCACGCGCGAGCCCAATCCCGCGCTCGGGTGGCGCGCCCTGCGCATGGGCCTCGACCGGCCGGGCCTCACCCGCTACCAGCTGCGCGCGCTGATCCGGGCCTCGGCGGGGCGCGATCTGCGTGTCCTGTTCCCGATGGTGGCCGACGTCTCCGAGCTCGCCGCCGCGCGCACCATGCTGGAGCAGGAGCTCGAACACGCGCTGAAGCACGGCCACCCGCCGCCCGCGTCGGTGCAGGCCGGGCTGATGCTGGAGACCCCGGCCGTGGCCTTCGCGCCGGATGCGTGCCTGGAGCTCGCCGACTTCGTCGCCGTCGGCGCGAACGACCTCATGCAATACTTTTTTGCCGCCGACCGGCAAAATCCGAAGGTCGCCGAGCGCTACGACGTGCTCGCGCCGGCCCCGCTCTCCCTGCTGAAATCGGTGCGGGATGCATGCGATCGTCATGGAAAGCCGGTATCGGTGTGCGGCGAGATCGCCGGGCGTCCCCTGGAGGCCTGCGTGCTCGCGGCGCTGGGCTATCGGCGCCTGTCCATGACCGCCGCGGCGGTGGGCCCGGTCAAGCGGGCGCTGAGACAGCTCGACTGCGGGCGTCTTGGCACCTGGCTTGCACGGGAGATGGCCGAGACGAACGGTTCGTCCGGTCCGGGGCTGCGCATGCGGCTCCTGGAAGCGGGCGAAAAGGCCGGATTGCCGGTAGAAGCTGTTGATAAACCGGGCCGGCTCTGA
- a CDS encoding aspartate kinase has protein sequence MTDTSKRLVLKFGGTSMGGPVRIAHSASIVAAEVRNARQVAVVVSAISGETDRLLTLAGELGGGLGEVETDTVLAAGEQVSAALMALALKREGLKARALLSWQLPIEVDGPPGGARITGINPALLQACVREGVIPVVAGYQGVTSEGRLATLGRGGTDLTAAAVAAALKAECDIYTDVDGVFTTDPRIVPEARRVARISHEEMLELAAMGAKVLQTRSVEYAKAKGVVLRVKSSFLDPGVSEGTEVVPAADIAERRVVSGVAYARDQARLSVYGLDPDSGQAADIFSALADAEVGVDMIVQARARSGEAVNLEFSVERKDLKRALSSVETEISRFSGTSLAHETGLAKVSVVGTGLRGRADVARTLYDVLRGHEIAVRMVATSEVKISALVEADLLEHAVRALHAAYGLDQA, from the coding sequence ATGACCGACACCTCCAAGCGCCTGGTCCTGAAATTCGGCGGCACCTCGATGGGCGGGCCGGTGCGCATCGCCCATTCGGCCTCCATCGTGGCCGCCGAGGTGAGGAACGCGCGCCAGGTCGCGGTCGTGGTCTCGGCCATCTCCGGGGAGACCGACCGCCTGCTGACGCTGGCCGGGGAGCTGGGCGGCGGGCTCGGGGAGGTGGAGACCGACACGGTGCTGGCCGCCGGGGAACAGGTCTCGGCCGCCCTGATGGCGCTGGCCCTGAAACGCGAGGGGCTGAAGGCACGCGCGCTGCTCTCCTGGCAATTGCCGATCGAGGTCGACGGCCCGCCGGGCGGGGCGCGCATCACCGGCATAAACCCGGCGCTGCTGCAGGCCTGCGTGCGCGAGGGCGTCATCCCGGTCGTCGCGGGCTATCAGGGCGTCACCTCCGAAGGCCGGCTCGCCACGCTCGGCCGCGGCGGCACGGACCTGACGGCCGCCGCCGTCGCCGCGGCCCTGAAGGCCGAGTGCGACATCTACACCGATGTCGACGGCGTCTTCACCACCGATCCCAGGATCGTGCCCGAGGCCAGGCGCGTCGCGCGCATCTCCCACGAGGAGATGCTGGAGCTCGCCGCCATGGGCGCGAAGGTCTTGCAGACCCGCTCGGTGGAATACGCCAAGGCCAAGGGCGTCGTGCTGCGGGTGAAGTCGAGCTTTCTCGACCCGGGCGTGAGCGAGGGCACCGAAGTCGTGCCCGCCGCTGACATCGCCGAGCGGCGCGTGGTCTCCGGCGTCGCCTATGCGCGCGACCAGGCCCGCCTCTCGGTGTACGGGCTCGACCCGGACAGCGGTCAGGCGGCCGACATCTTCTCCGCGCTTGCCGACGCGGAGGTGGGCGTGGACATGATCGTGCAGGCCCGCGCGCGCTCGGGCGAGGCGGTCAATCTGGAATTCTCGGTGGAACGCAAGGACCTCAAGCGCGCCCTTTCCTCGGTGGAGACCGAGATCAGTCGTTTCTCCGGGACCAGCCTGGCGCACGAGACCGGGCTCGCCAAGGTCTCCGTGGTCGGCACCGGCCTGCGCGGCAGGGCCGATGTCGCGCGCACGCTCTACGACGTGCTGCGCGGCCACGAGATCGCCGTGCGCATGGTGGCGACCTCGGAAGTGAAGATTTCCGCCCTGGTGGAGGCCGACCTGCTCGAACACGCCGTACGTGCATTGCACGCAGCCTACGGCCTCGATCAGGCTTGA
- the ubiG gene encoding bifunctional 2-polyprenyl-6-hydroxyphenol methylase/3-demethylubiquinol 3-O-methyltransferase UbiG, with protein sequence MASAAAPETLTTPSVDPEEVAKFAAMAEDWWDPTGKFAPLHKFNPARLTWIRETLARHFARSGPEPLKGLKLLDIGCGGGLVSEPMARLGAQVTAVDAAEANIKTALVHAEKAGLAIDYRHGTAEQLLAAGGPGQFDAVLNLEVVEHTADPEQFLADCGALVKPGGMMIVGTINRTARAFATAIFGAEYVMGWLPRGTHRFDKLVKPGEVRAALEAAGFDVRTPVGVSYNPLKDRFFISGDAGVNYLMAAVKAGKD encoded by the coding sequence ATGGCCAGCGCCGCCGCCCCGGAGACCCTCACCACCCCCTCGGTCGATCCCGAAGAGGTCGCCAAGTTCGCCGCCATGGCCGAGGACTGGTGGGATCCCACAGGCAAGTTCGCGCCGCTGCACAAGTTCAATCCCGCGCGCCTGACCTGGATCCGCGAGACCCTGGCGCGCCATTTCGCGCGGTCGGGTCCGGAGCCTCTGAAGGGGCTGAAACTCCTCGATATCGGCTGCGGCGGCGGGCTCGTCTCCGAGCCGATGGCGCGCCTGGGGGCGCAGGTCACCGCCGTCGACGCGGCCGAGGCCAACATCAAGACCGCGCTGGTCCACGCCGAGAAGGCCGGGCTCGCCATCGACTACCGCCACGGCACGGCCGAGCAGCTGCTCGCGGCCGGCGGGCCCGGCCAGTTCGACGCCGTGCTCAATCTCGAGGTCGTCGAGCACACCGCCGATCCCGAGCAGTTCCTGGCCGATTGCGGCGCGCTGGTGAAGCCCGGCGGGATGATGATCGTCGGCACGATCAACCGCACCGCCCGCGCCTTCGCCACGGCCATCTTCGGCGCCGAATACGTGATGGGCTGGCTGCCGCGCGGCACGCACCGCTTCGACAAGCTGGTCAAGCCCGGCGAGGTCCGCGCCGCCCTGGAAGCGGCCGGCTTCGACGTGCGCACGCCGGTCGGGGTGAGCTACAATCCGCTGAAGGACCGCTTCTTCATCTCCGGCGATGCCGGGGTGAACTATCTGATGGCGGCGGTGAAGGCGGGAAAGGATTGA
- a CDS encoding class I SAM-dependent methyltransferase, translating into MTDPVHLSFAEAYDRWASGYDAYDNPMVFAAGRALSRRLPEAKAKRVAEIGCGTGRNLAAFEAAGAARLWGCDLSQGMLARARERVPGAELVRHDMAEALPLPDGAVDLVLFALALEHAGDLDLPLAEAARILVPGGRVLILEIHPFLSLCGVKAHFRDGAEEIHMPTHAHRFCDYLDAFAAAGLAIETCREWTPAEFGPDAPEKLFKRGAETPILVEFALSRP; encoded by the coding sequence ATGACCGATCCCGTCCATCTTTCCTTCGCCGAGGCCTATGACCGCTGGGCGAGCGGCTATGACGCCTACGACAATCCGATGGTGTTCGCCGCCGGGCGCGCGCTTTCGCGCCGGCTGCCGGAGGCGAAGGCGAAGCGCGTCGCCGAGATCGGCTGCGGCACCGGGCGCAATCTCGCCGCGTTCGAGGCGGCGGGGGCGGCCAGGCTGTGGGGCTGCGACCTGTCGCAGGGCATGCTGGCACGGGCGCGCGAGCGCGTGCCGGGGGCCGAACTCGTGCGCCACGACATGGCCGAGGCGCTGCCCCTGCCCGATGGCGCGGTCGATCTCGTCCTGTTCGCGCTGGCCCTCGAGCATGCCGGCGATCTCGACCTGCCGCTCGCCGAGGCCGCGCGCATCCTCGTGCCGGGCGGACGCGTGCTGATCCTGGAAATCCACCCCTTCCTGTCGCTGTGCGGCGTGAAGGCGCATTTCCGCGACGGGGCGGAGGAGATCCACATGCCCACCCATGCGCACCGGTTCTGCGATTATCTCGACGCCTTCGCGGCGGCAGGCCTTGCCATCGAGACCTGCCGGGAGTGGACCCCGGCCGAGTTCGGCCCGGACGCGCCGGAGAAGCTGTTCAAGCGCGGGGCCGAAACACCGATTCTGGTGGAGTTCGCCCTCTCGCGGCCCTAA